The stretch of DNA ATTAATGCCACGGCTGTCATGCTCGTCCCCACTGCTGTCATTGCCTTCTTCACAGATCTTCGCGTTCTCGCCAACCTCCTCTCAGTCTCCACTCTGTTCATCTTCATGCTGGTGGCTGTTGCACTTCTTGTCCGCCGCTATTATGTCAGTGGAGTGACAAAACAACTGAATTGTGTCGTGCTAGTTATCTGTCTGGGGCTAATACTTGGGTCCTCGATCGGGACTGCTGCTTATTGGGGCAAAAGTACTGATAATCGCTGGCATGGATACGCAATAACTGGGCCAGTTTGGCTTATCGGGACAGTGGGGCTTTGGCTTTTAGTTCCACAGGCAAGAAAACCAAAGCTTTGGGGTGTACCATTAGTTCCATGGCTACCATCAGCATCGATTgccatcaatttttttcttcttggatcGATAGATAAAGCATCGTTCAAAAGGTTTGGCATTTGGACTGCAATTATCTTGGTTTACTATTTGTTTTTCGGATTACATTTTTCATACGACAAGGCAAAGGCATCTGGGGATCAGAAGATCAGGATGGAGGATGGTGCAGAGTTGAAGGTGGTAGAAGAGGGCGCTGACTCTTCTGCTACAGGTTCTGCATCAGCAGGTGTGAACCTTATTGGCAATGCTTCTACAGTTGGTGGTAGTTAATAAATGACATAtatctatatgtgtgtgtgtgtatgtatgtatgtatgtatgtatgtatgtatatatgcatgcatgcatgtgtgaaaTATACGTTTAATTCTAAGGATAAGGCATGGCTGTTCATATATATTACGAAGGGGAGCCAAGATCGTTCCGCTTCCTCCTCATATATAGCTAGCGAATTTGTTCATATGGCTGTACCTTCATATTAATCATGTACTAATTCTACGTACGTGCCCAATATGATTCCCACAAGTTAGAGGCTTCTCTAACTTTAAATCATGCTCTCTTATGATGAGTGATGATCGAGTTttacgtacgtacatgcatgcatggatgctgtaaattaattaaagataattTCCTCTTAAAGAAGAAATGGTAGATTCCCTTTCATGGATTTGTCATTTGTGGAAAGCTTTTGCTAACCCCATTCCTAATTATCATTCAAGTAGTCCACGAATCGAAATCCCAAaattctactatatatatttatatatatatatatatatatatatatatatatatcagaacgAATCGTCTTGCATGTCCAACTAATACATAGAATGAAGAGGAAAACAAGAGTTTAACCTAAATCAACATTTGATGTAAAATAAGTCCGATCCTTTATATAAACCGCTCATCAATTAAAAAGTTCATTGATCAATATCATAGTACCATGTTATATTCATGAGAAATGCTAACTAATTAGCACAAAAAACTTACATATAATTCGATCTGATAATTCACATGACTTTTTAGtactgtttctttctttttttatattttattttttaaaaataaagctaGTATACACCTCGATCgtgaatatgtaaattttttttgtacataCTTAGTATATATTGGCATTGCTCTATATACATTAATCGAGTCCAATTCAAACATTCTCACTATATATGTAGGCTCAactcctacattttttttaggaaaattgtcATCATTCATTTGTCAGAGAAATTAACATCCATGAACGGATACATTATGGGATATCtccatatcaaacatgacaccataaaccaaaataatgcatttcgAACTCTATCAGtacactattttcttttgtgactaGTCTGGTCTTCACTATTATTGCTGATACTCTTTACAGGCAAACGTCTAAGAGACAATACTCTGTATctaaacagagactcaaccTCACCCTTCATAAAAAAAGAGGATTCAACCTCTATTGACAAACATccatttttattaacaaaaaggaaacagaaaatgaaaacaataataTAGATGTAAAAAAGGACTGATTACAATTTGGACTAATTCCGATAAAGTTAAGAATTTGTGATAGCTCTTGAAGGCAacacacttattttttttcaaccaaAAAGGTCAGATTTGAAATGTCTGGTAGTGGCGAGTTCAATAATCTAGAGCGTGTGATGAGAAGAATTGCTGGAAGTGGTGGTGTGTGAGGACCACAAGCAGATGTGGGTGGCGCGTGAGAACCATGTGCGGTGATTTTCGCAAAACTACCACTTTTCTCCAAACTATTTTAGACACGTGGATCTACTTGTACTGCTCGTGTCTCTCAGGAGATACCGaaaagttatagatatatatttttcagtcttgaagaaagtaaaataaaactaagtaaaataaacttTGAAAGATTAGATGAGTGAATGGAAGAATAAAAGAAGGAAACGGAGGAGGACGAAGTTGACCTCTCTAATGAAAATTAGATCTAGAACCCTTAATCCttcacgagagagagagagagagggggaatgaGTCGCTAGGGTTTTTCGATTTGAGATTAAAAACAGTTGGTACTTGATCAGCCTGACTTTTTGGACATGAGTTCGGCTCAAGTACTCCTACCTGatgtcattaattaattagtattttggaatttttctgacaaggtatgtatgtatatgcatgtatttTCCCATATTAAACCTTGATTGAATTGAACCAAAATCAGTTCCAGATTCATCAAGAGCCTAAGAATAGAGTCTCAGCTGTCAAACCGAAATTTTCGTTTCAGAGAATTTGAAAGATTCtgttgaaatataaatattggaatctaattaattaattaattaataattatttgtacGAAATTCCTAACTTAAAATTGCTGCATGGGCTGTCACTCCAGCTACCTCTGACCCACTTGTACTCGACACGTGTCACTCTAACTTCCATAACCCCCGGTATTTATTTCCGAATTCCtgacccctctctctctctgcctccaACGCTCTCCTCCCGAGAACTCACCGATCGCCGGAGAAACTCTCGTACCTACAagctattctctctctctctctctcttgaatCTTTCCGACTTTCTCATAGTAAGTATCAACCAGAGATTCCATATCCGGGAGTTCATCGAATTCTTCATACAACCAGTACTCGATCGCTTTCCTCCATTACGGTTACTTGGATTAATGATCGAATTTTGGAATGGTCTTTTggcttgatttttattttctgtttgaaTCTCATGCGTTTTTACAAAATtctcttgtttttccaaaacTCTCTTGTTTTATGTTATCGATCTGTAATCGGAGATCAATTTGTGTCGTTTAAAATGTCATCTGATCTGCATGGAGCATGCACGGGAAAGCTTTGTTTTCTCTCATTAATTCTCCGACTGTTTCCCCGGAAACTGTACCAGAGAGCGTATAGagttaaaaaaactatttgttttgttttctattgTACATGTTGGGTCTCATGttctttctctgtttttggTGGGGAGTACTGGGGAAAGACAGAATGGGAGTAGGGGACGGCGGCAATGAAGGAATCAGGAAGAGGGGGTGTTCCTGCTCAAAAGACGATTTTCTCCCCGAGGACTCGTTTCGGAGCTGGGGAAATTATGGGAGGGCGCTCATGGAGACTCCGCTGAGGCTAAAGGATCGGATCCTGACCCGGTCCAGGGACCACAAGGAGCTGGTGGAGGTGAAGGCTCAGAGCCAGAACGAGATGAAGAAGACGCTCAATTGGTGGGATCTCATGTGGTTTGGTATAGGCGCCGTCATCGGTGCTGGCATCTTCGTCCTCACGGGCCTCGAGGCTAAGGAACACGCTGGCCCGGCTGTCGTCTTGTCGTACGTCGTCTCCGGCATCTCGGCCATGCTCTCCGTTTTCTGCTACACCGAGTTCGCCGTGGAGATCCCCGTCGCTGGTACGTACCCGTACGCTTAACactattaatttgtaaaagagAGCTTCTAAATGTAGGAGTCCATGCATGcatccgatttttttttttttttttaataattatattcgaAAATCATTACACCACGCACgtctatatgaatttaaaaaataaattttaaaattaaaattttaaaatttaatggatGCAGCATCTTGATGGAATTAATGGATCACGTGAATAATCTTACCCTTTAAATAACGCTAGTCTAATATATCCTTTTTTATATAGGAATTAAATAGGATGCATCTTTAGTACGTGATCTTCTAAATATTATTCGTTGGGGGTACCCCCATGTCATGTCTGGGATCACGGACGTGCAGTGATCATGAGTTCCATTTCTCCTATTTTAGAGGGTATTTTACCCATTCTTGTACAGATCAGGGGAAGAAAATAACGATTGAGGTTGCTAATTATGACAGTGACAAGCTGGCTCGCTGATCAGTAACCAATTCCAAGCgggatgtatatatatatatatataaaataaattatatttgtagttgtGAAATGTATAACTGtcgtatattttttaaaaaaaataaataaatacgatatttacatacaaaaaattaatattttaataataaattctaaaatgattGAGCAGTGTGCACTCAacgattatatgtaacattactcgtaTATAAATGatcaatagtatttttttatataaattttataaaaataaatgaaatagtaAATCTCTGgtgtaaagaataaaatataatatatcaacattattttttttcaccacAATATGTCAGTTGATCAGTTTGAACGAAATTTTCTACTTCACATTTGGCTGACCTGTTTGAGTCCAACTTGATGACCATGTTAATCACCGACGTTGGACTTGGTTGGgtttaatttattgtttgatttaatgaacatttaaaaaaattcttacaaATGTGATTTAATATAGTAAGCTATATTTACCATACAATAgaagaaattttataatatgaggCAGttgcttttataaaataacctcTAGATCAATACCTAACCCAAGTCCTACGTGTTAAAGAGAAATAGCACTGCTTCATTTGACCGCTAGGTTAaattgatccttttttttttcaattgttttttttttattttaaactatttttaaaaaatataaaaaaaaatgtcaatatactaatagtcacattcttaattattaagtaaaaaaaattaaaatacataaggTGTCAAAATGAGAGAGCGGCCACCGCCGTCACTGCCTCACATATGCATAAGCAACTGCTCATGGAAGTGGCGCGGTCCCACTGCAGATAGAGAGAGGCAGTGGGGCGGGCTGATGACACCTGCTGCCCCTACTCcacatttaaaattttttttatttatatattaaataaatatattataaatatatacaatttataaaaagatttaaaattagatCATTGATTATTAATTTTAGGCCAATTTATAGAGGGTTATATATTGAAACATTTTGCTGTCAATTctactaagtcccacattgcttaaagatgactattgtattgccttggcctcctatataaagattggcctaagaggccaaatcaatccaaaatctaactctaatgagtttatattttttttatatttataaattttaatttattatttaaattatattataattttgatctaaaaaaatatttttagactaaaaattttttttttttaatattatggcggggggcggggcggatgggggtttttcccccgccccccggcaccggggcgggggaccccgcccccgcctcccgggggcggggtgcgggggaaaaacccccatcacccgcatggtgcggggcggggggcggggagggggtgcccccgccccgcatgcgggtagcacccctagcaAGTAGAGTGGacaaaatagcatttttctaaaaataaataatgttctGTATCGGTCTATCCTCAACTTGATCATCCCGTTCATCATCGTTTACACTAGCTAGTCACtgtatcatattttaaatagtttctcatttaaatattaataaatctaTACATGAAACAGTTTAAAATATAtcgtattaattaattaattaattaatatgttaaGGAGGATAACATTTATATTAAAGATAAAAGAGTAGCATTCCCCGCCTTTGGTACTCCTAATAATTGTCAATTGATCTCAAACTGgaaattaaaatgtgtttttacGTTTGTTCAGGTGGATCATTTGCGTACCTGAGGGTAGAGCTGGGCGACTTCATGGCCTTCATTGCCGCCGGCAACATCCTACTCGAGTACGTGATCGGCGGAGCAGCTGTCGCCCGTTCCTGGACATCCTACTTCGCTACTCTCTGCAACCACCAGCCTAACGATTTCCGCTTAGTCGCCCATGGTCTCTCTACCGACTACAGATATCTCGACCCCATAGCCGTTGTCGTCATCGCCGTCATCTGCATCCTTGCAGTCCTCAGCACCAAGGGCTCCTCGCGTTTCAATTACGTAGCctccatcttccacattgcCGTCATTCTCTTCATCATCGTTGCGGGCCTAATGAAAGCTGATACCAAGAATTACTCCTCGTTTTCTCCTTATGGTGCCCGCGGCATCTTCCAGGCCTCGGCTGTGCTTTTCTTTGCTTATGTTGGATTTGATGCGGTCTCAACCATGGCGGAGGAGACAAAGAACCCTGGTCGGGACATCCCTATTGGTCTGGTTGGCTCAATGGCGATTACTACATTGGCGTATTGCTTGCTAGCCGTGACGCTGTGCCTCATGCAGTCGTACAAAGATATTAACGAAGATGCTCCATTTTCGGTCGCATTCGAAGCTGTGGGGATGAGATGGGCTAAGTACATAGTTGCAGCAGGTGCACTCAAGGGCATGACAACCGTTCTGCTGGTGGGAGCAGTGGGTCAGGCTCGATATCTCACGCATATTGCACGCACCCACATGTTGCCACCATGGCTCGCCCATGTCAATGAAAAGACCGGGACTCCCGTCAATGCCACAGTGGTGATGCTTGCAGCCACTGCCATCATTGCCTTCTTCACAAAGCTTGAGATTCTCTCCAACCTGCTCTCCATCTCCACACTATTCATTTTCATGCTAGTGGCCTTTGCCCTCATTGTTCGCCGATATTATGCTAGTGGGGTGACAACACCAGCTAATCGTATCAAACTCTCCGTGTTTCTCCTGCTTATACTTGTATCCTCGATTGCAACTGCTGCATATTGGGCAACTTCTCCTGATGGTTGGATCGGATACGCAATAACTGGGCCAATTTGGTTGGTCGGAACCGTGGGGCTTTGGCTTTTCGTCCCACAGGCAAGGGAACCAAAGATTTGGGGGGTGCCGTTGGTGCCATGGCTACCGTCATTGTCGATCGCAATTAATATCTTCCTTCTTGGGTCAATAGATAAAGCATCGTTCACAAGGTTCGGCGTATGGACATTGGTCATCTTGGTCTACTATTTCCTTCTTGGATTGCATGCTTCCTATGACACAGCCAAGGAAGCTAGCAATAACGGCTCGCAGTGGAAGAATGCTGAAGAGGGGGCGGTGCCTTCCGGGACTAGTTCAGGGTTATCAGGATAGATCCAACGCATTTTAGAGAAGTTCCTATTAAATAGGTGTCATGTTAGTGTGTAATTGTGTTCATATTATGGTCATTCTGGGTGTTTCATAACATAGTTTTGGTTTAGACCGTGTGTTTAATTTGTTGTTCATGAAGGAAATATGGTCTCTTTCCACAGGTttctttgtaaataaattattttaagagcTAGATTCATACTCTACTTCACCATAGAGAAAAGATTGGTCTCCCAGTCCCTTCTCCATCAGTCACAATATTCCATGTTGCCTCTTAAGTCCTTGCTCCCTCGTTTGAGGGGCCCATCTTATTTGAGCTGCAATGCCAACCTACTAAAATTGTCTCAGACTACATTCACCATATATAAATGCGTACAAGTGTcggaacaaaataaaaaataaaaaatgaacatcTAGGGCAAATAGCTtaacaataatataattgaaaCAGTAATAGACAATGATTGTGA from Juglans regia cultivar Chandler chromosome 4, Walnut 2.0, whole genome shotgun sequence encodes:
- the LOC108983061 gene encoding cationic amino acid transporter 1-like isoform X1, with protein sequence MLGLMFFLCFWWGVLGKDRMGVGDGGNEGIRKRGCSCSKDDFLPEDSFRSWGNYGRALMETPLRLKDRILTRSRDHKELVEVKAQSQNEMKKTLNWWDLMWFGIGAVIGAGIFVLTGLEAKEHAGPAVVLSYVVSGISAMLSVFCYTEFAVEIPVAGGSFAYLRVELGDFMAFIAAGNILLEYVIGGAAVARSWTSYFATLCNHQPNDFRLVAHGLSTDYRYLDPIAVVVIAVICILAVLSTKGSSRFNYVASIFHIAVILFIIVAGLMKADTKNYSSFSPYGARGIFQASAVLFFAYVGFDAVSTMAEETKNPGRDIPIGLVGSMAITTLAYCLLAVTLCLMQSYKDINEDAPFSVAFEAVGMRWAKYIVAAGALKGMTTVLLVGAVGQARYLTHIARTHMLPPWLAHVNEKTGTPVNATVVMLAATAIIAFFTKLEILSNLLSISTLFIFMLVAFALIVRRYYASGVTTPANRIKLSVFLLLILVSSIATAAYWATSPDGWIGYAITGPIWLVGTVGLWLFVPQAREPKIWGVPLVPWLPSLSIAINIFLLGSIDKASFTRFGVWTLVILVYYFLLGLHASYDTAKEASNNGSQWKNAEEGAVPSGTSSGLSG
- the LOC108983061 gene encoding cationic amino acid transporter 1-like isoform X2, with protein sequence MGVGDGGNEGIRKRGCSCSKDDFLPEDSFRSWGNYGRALMETPLRLKDRILTRSRDHKELVEVKAQSQNEMKKTLNWWDLMWFGIGAVIGAGIFVLTGLEAKEHAGPAVVLSYVVSGISAMLSVFCYTEFAVEIPVAGGSFAYLRVELGDFMAFIAAGNILLEYVIGGAAVARSWTSYFATLCNHQPNDFRLVAHGLSTDYRYLDPIAVVVIAVICILAVLSTKGSSRFNYVASIFHIAVILFIIVAGLMKADTKNYSSFSPYGARGIFQASAVLFFAYVGFDAVSTMAEETKNPGRDIPIGLVGSMAITTLAYCLLAVTLCLMQSYKDINEDAPFSVAFEAVGMRWAKYIVAAGALKGMTTVLLVGAVGQARYLTHIARTHMLPPWLAHVNEKTGTPVNATVVMLAATAIIAFFTKLEILSNLLSISTLFIFMLVAFALIVRRYYASGVTTPANRIKLSVFLLLILVSSIATAAYWATSPDGWIGYAITGPIWLVGTVGLWLFVPQAREPKIWGVPLVPWLPSLSIAINIFLLGSIDKASFTRFGVWTLVILVYYFLLGLHASYDTAKEASNNGSQWKNAEEGAVPSGTSSGLSG